The Diabrotica virgifera virgifera chromosome 10, PGI_DIABVI_V3a genome has a window encoding:
- the LOC126893078 gene encoding protein PFC0760c-like → MQSKQTLNDFPKISLNLKNSALSAVKALHVVAYGDKGLPRQTRKNLRNFTKFSWDKESEEYSTKIEDVKNKLSMPDLVAVCSVLDLNYTGSEDDVIERICSFLNDFNLEDENDDEDEDASDDDGDKDIYHKENGKDVTEDDRYNEDNDANSDKDAYHEEEGKDVTDDDNNDDDMDDERTTDLFTRNRSKSNKMTRGRLNDSFALTLET, encoded by the coding sequence ATGCAGTCTAAACAAACTCTTAACGATTTTCCAAAAATTAGTTTAAACCTTAAAAATTCGGCATTAAGTGCTGTTAAGGCGTTGCATGTTGTCGCGTACGGGGATAAAGGGTTGCCGCGACAAACAAGGAAGAACTTGCGGAATTTCACAAAATTTTCGTGGGATAAAGAATCCGAGGAATATTCCACAAAAATAGAAGACGTGAAAAATAAACTAAGTATGCCGGACTTAGTAGCAGTTTGCAGTGTTTTAGATCTGAACTACACTGGTTCAGAAGACGACGTGATTGAACGTATTTGTTCATTTTTGAACGACTTCAATCTTGAAGACGAGAATGACGATGAAGACGAAGACGCTAGCGATGATGACGGTGATAAAGACATTTATCACAAGGAAAACGGTAAAGACGTTACCGAAGACGATCGCTATAATGAAGATAACGACGCAAATAGTGATAAAGACGCTTATCACGAGGAAGAAGGTAAAGACGTTACCGACGACGATAATAATGATGACGATATGGATGATGAAAGGACGACGGATTTATTTACGAGGAATAgatcaaaatcaaacaaaatgaCGAGAGGTAGATTGAATGATTCATTTGCCTTAACTTTAGAGACGTAG